A region of the Numenius arquata chromosome 2, bNumArq3.hap1.1, whole genome shotgun sequence genome:
GCAGTCACATGCTTATGGAGGGCAACCAGGAGACTCGCTTTGATGTGCACCCTCCATATTATGTGCTCCATCTTCTAAAGGGGATCCAGCATGAAGAAGGCATCGCTGCAAAGCAGATGGCGCTTCATGCTTCCAAGGCCTGGCTCTGAGGTTGTTTGGTGGCACAGAGAGCCCTCCACAGCTTGTTCTGCTGTCCCTGGCTGCAGAACCCAACACCTTCCCTATGTAAAGAAGGGACAGCATGGACGCCCATCAGACCTTCCTGTGCTGCAGTTTCCAAGCTGAAAGGGTTTTTTGGGCAACGAGAGATTTGAGAATTCGGGTTTGGTAataagggggaaggggaagttgTATCTGAAAGTGCTCTGAAACGGCACCTGCCCTGAAATCCAGGCAGCGGAGGCTGCACTGGAATCTTCACTCTGGTCCCACCCCATTACCTGCAGGGGTGAGTCAGCACAGCTGGTTGCACACAATCATCTCCCAGGTCCCAAGGAGGGCTCAGCCTTGTCCACAGGGGCTGAATGGCAATATGTATACATACAAACTTAAATGTTACATCCAAAAAACGGTTATTTTTTTGCTTGTAAGTATGCTGAAAAGACAGATCtgttctaaaaaggaaaaaaaaaaaaaacgcttcaTAAAAACAACATCATCTTTATTCCCCATGGTTTGCAGCTACAGAGAGAAAGCACGTGAACACTTGATCTTGAAGCGGGAGGATGAAAGGTTCTTACAGCCCAACAAGCTGATGTGAACACCAGGAGCCAATGCTTTCACTGCCGGACCATAAATCCTGAGCTGCTGCAGAGTGACCAAAGCCCTTCACAACGCCTGTGCAATGGCTCACCTCTTCGAAGTTGCTACCCAGGTGAAAGCAGAGTCAGAGGACAATGCTGATCTTGCATGGGTGACAGCCCTGTCCTCCAGCTCTGCAGGACCAGCTGGGGCAAGAACCACTGCTAAGACGGAGCGAAACCAGAAGAGCAATTAAGACTGGTTTTACACAAGCATTTTTGGAATAAAACATCACTTGGAGAGCATTAACAAAAAATTAGTCAGTTGTGTGGAAAAAATGTAACAATCAAGACTGTTTTTAAGTCCCCAGATTTGTAATCCTGTATTACATAAACATCTCAAAAACACTGTTTAATACAGCTTAAGAATCTAAAGCAATTTTATAGAActatctaaaatgaaaaataaatatctcttGCTTGGAGTTCATTCAAAATGCTGTACTTAAATATCACTCATTTCTTTTCCAGAGCTCGAAGGCCAAGCATTTACATTTAGTGTAAAACAACACGTGTACTTTACCTAGGGATAGGTATcttcaagtaagaaaaaaaacgcATTTCACTTATGCAAGAAAAATAGATTTATGATTTCAGActtgatttttatattaaaattcttGTACTTGTAACTACTATTACAAGAACAACTTTAAGACATTCCTTGATACATATTAATATAAATATCACCATCCAGTCCAGTAAAATCGTACTAAACCGGCTTTAGTTTTAAACCTGTTTAGTGTTAACAGTCAGGAGCTGGAACTCGATGGCCAACTGACCTTTAGaagatacacacaaaaaaaataaaaatgttttattgtcttttttattattgtctTTTTTATTCTCAGGCAGCAAATTCTCCGAAGTCCTTCAATAAACGAACCCATGTGTTACGTTGCTGGTTCTATCTTGTCAATCTCTTCCTTCTTTGGCCCCTCCTCTCGGTTTTTGCCCTGTTGCATGGTATACACCGATGGGCCCATCCTTAGGATCTTCCCGCTGCCCAAGCACTCGTCACCCTTGTAGAACACGGCAAACTGGGAGAGAAATACGGGGAGAATCTTTACAGCAGCTGAAAACGGCACATGAGCTACTGCAGGCTGCGCAAGACCTGCTGGGCAGTGAGTGCATTCATTTATCTGATTACCAGAGATGTTTTCACATATTTTCTAAAACTTGTAAGCCATTTTCTCAGACTATATGGATAACAACAGACCATTTTAAACTGGAAACAATCTCCTCAAAATAGTCAATGAATAGTCAAAATAGAGCTGACTGCTCTCACATGCAAATAAACTAACAATTTTCCTCCAGCTCATAAAAATACCTCTGTTTTATTAGCCAGATaagccaaaacacaaaaaaagtaaaggaaagaaaataacttctaaTCATTTACCTGCCCGGGTGTGATGGCTCTCGCTGGCTTCACTAGTGTCACCCACACACTCCCATCTTGGTTTAGAGTCAGCACACAAGGCACTAGAGCAGAAAATGGCCAAACACCTGCCAGTTAATCCTCATGTTCACATTAAACCAGAAAAACCTTCATCACTAGGTTAAACAGATGTAAGTCAAGACACTACAGAAACAGAAAGGTAAGccaaaaaaacatttcaactATTTCTGCAGAACTACACTGAAGACACTACCAGTTTCACAAACtgagtaaaacaaaaagcaaaccaaggTTTGATTACCCAGTGCCATCTGGTGCCGAAACCTGAAATGACATTCCATCATCTTATCTCTAACGAGCTCTGCGGGAGGTTCCTCTGCTATCCAGTGCACCCGGTTTGTCCGCAGTAGGTCTCTATACAGAGCAGGGTGATCTGTTGATGGTGCCTTAAAATACAATGTTTATTTAATGCTGATATTTTTGCCAGAAAGCATATAATTTGTGAAGTAAAGCTTGAAATATAGAAGCATCAAGCCATATCAAAATGAAGGCAAAATGAGTAAGCAAGTAAGCATTTATTAGCACTTACTGGCTTCCAGGTGGAAGTCTTTAATGAAAGAACTAGGCTGAAGCAagcctgaattatttttcagtcttctacTTCTCAGAGTCATGCCACTCGTATTCTTTTTTCTCCAATCATATTTCTGCCTTCTTCAGCCCGAGTTCATGTGCCCACTGCCCTCCTTACCCTGCCTCAACAAGATGCTACCTCCCTCTTCTCCAATTTCTCAACACCTCCCCAAAGGCACTGCACACACGCAACCTTACTGTAgggcataaaaaaataattcttagtgGTCCTGCCTGTTTCCTCTCAACTCTCatttgattataattttttttccttccaggcaCATCAACAAGTAGCAGAACACCTCATTATAATCACATTAGTGTCAAATAAGAATAACAACTGCATGAACAGCAGGAAATACTAACAACGCTAGCGAGCTGCAGAACTCCCAGTCATCTTATAGAATTAGTCACTAAGACACCAATGATTCACAGTACCATGTGTATTCTGCTTCAGTTTTCCAAACGATAAAAATTGTATTACTGGCTACTATGTCTTTTAGTAGAAAAAAGAAGTAGCAATACATAGTAAACCAAGTTAATACAAATTTTACATACTGTGTCATAACAACTACAATAAAACCCTCACGTTTTAGAGTAGAAAATGAGAGCTCAGTAGATTGGCCGTTTCTTTTCAGTACTTGCCCTTTGTTTGGAAAAGTTCTATGTCAAAATCTAAAACAATTTTCTACTTAAGAAAAGCCAGTTTGGACAAGATGCTTCAAATCTGCTGATGCTGCACTAGTTGATTCTTGTTTCTCGCAACAGGAAAGCCCAGAATTCTGCCCAGGTTGGAATCACATTCCGTACAGCAGGAGTCACAAAATGCTTGCAGTAGTCATTCTTAATATCAGTGTTAATTAACTCACCACAAAGACATCTCCAGTGCTGACATCTTTGTCTACAACGAACCAAGCATCCTTCAGACCTGCTAGTCTAGCCCTCTGGCCTATTGTATAAAGGAACCAACCTACAGAAATACGAAAAAGTAATGCTGCTAGCAACATTTAATCTTTTACTTTCACAAAATATGTtaaatttatttccccaaaacTTTACCACTAAAGAAAGAACAATGAGTCAAGTTGCCTTAGAGAAATATGCCAATTACAAACTAAAGTTTTCATCTGTACCTGAAGCACATGATTTCAAACTAATCCGTTTCAATTGTGGTATTCTTAGGGTTTATAAAAgacaaacatttctttatttcagcttcAATTTGTGGTTTCGCTACCACTCAGTCTCAGCAATTTCCCTTACTTTTATGTTCTAGTAGAACTTCCTACTTCCATAAATCACCTGAGAGAGGAACTCAGTTCTGGCAGCTAGAACTGAGGAGAGCAAAGGAAGgacacacagaaggaaaggaaaaggtaagCTGCCCATGTTTGGTGATGTCCTACTGTGCATCACTGAGGTGCATGGTGTATTTTTTCTGCAAAGATTAGGTACTAAAAAATCTGGAACTGAAGCACTGTCATTCTGAAAGAATTAAATGAACAATGGTCTCTCGGTATTAAATTAACAACCACTTAGTATCAACAGAGTAACCATAATAATTACAATTTACTTTCTTGCAACATGTAACAAATAATCAAGAATCAGGTGTAGTTGAAGGCTCTACTATTGTATAAAGCAAGTTTTCCACAATTATTTGAGTTATCAAACTGGGAAAAACCTGCAGACTGGTTTGGAATTCCACAAAATTTGTTCCTCCAAATACAAGCAGAATTGTTTCATTTATCTAAAAGCAGTTATTAAGGTTAGTCAGTTACCTTTGTGTGTTCCCATCACCTTCTTATCTTCAATGGAAACAAAGTTACCTGGTTGAGGTTCCAAATACTACCAAATAGGAAGAGATTGTTTAAGTCACAAGACAGCACAAAAAACCCCCTCACAGTTTATTTCAGGTTCTGTCACTACATTATTTTGAAGTTGGAAAATAGCTTTCAAGAAGCAAACTCTGCCCAAGCAGCTTACTGCCTCTTCCCTGATGCTGCTTTAGAGAGAAAAGTAGGAAGGGCAGCCCCTATCGGCGATATTTCTGTGCTTCACTGCCCCCATCCTCACCTATGCCGGGCGACAGCAGGATTCAGCAAGATGCCTCTCCCACATCCCAACCACTCGCCAGAGCTTGGCAGCCACAGGAGGGCAAGTTCATGCACTTCTTTTGCTACAGAAAGTGACTGACAGTTCACTGGTGGAGGGGCAAGACACTTCCTATGGGCTGCTGGCATCAGCTTCTGGGTAGGCTTGGGACTGCAAAGGGAGATGGGACATTGCTACTTCACATGGGCCATGCGCTGCCGGAGATTTTTCTGTAGACAGTATTATAAATTACTActgaaaaccagaacagaacaTAAAGATTGTCACAGAGTTAATGTTGCTCACCTCAAGGAGGaaattttcaaagtttctttCGCCAATGAAACAGACTCCCATACTCTGAAAAGGAAATGTGGTATCGAAAccataaaagcagagaaaaacatctgaaataatGTTTATTAATAATCTGtccaagatgttttttttttaccccctatGTATACCAAACTATGCTAGGCAtctcataaaataaacaaaaccacaataTTTGCTCCAGTAAACTAATTCTATACAGTATCAGTGAGAGCTGTAAGTGCGAAAGAGAAATAATATGAAATAGAACACGTTTGATAGATACATTAACCTTGGTGACTACATTGTATGCGTATTAAAAACAGAAGGCTCTTTTAGACTGAAGTAGAAAACTAACACAAATGACACAGTAAAGGTATATATCTCTTGAAAAAAACTTTCATAAACAAATaggctttttcctttcagttactGTCTACATTCTTCAACCACTTACAGTAGATAATATAAACATTAAAAGCAACCAAGATGCCATCAGCAATACAATCGATGTCTTCATCATTTTTTCAGGATCAAAACATCAACTGTTATTTATCAGCCaaggaaacagatttatttttttttaaagtaactgggGAAAACAGTATGATCCAATT
Encoded here:
- the TRMU gene encoding mitochondrial tRNA-specific 2-thiouridylase 1 isoform X3; amino-acid sequence: MRRYFNRNILRDHKGFSETVLKLEIISQDALRKTIFPLGDLTKSFVKKIAAEHDLHHVLKKKESMGVCFIGERNFENFLLEYLEPQPGNFVSIEDKKVMGTHKGWFLYTIGQRARLAGLKDAWFVVDKDVSTGDVFVAPSTDHPALYRDLLRTNRVHWIAEEPPAELVRDKMMECHFRFRHQMALVPCVLTLNQDGSVWVTLVKPARAITPGQFAVFYKGDECLGSGKILRMGPSVYTMQQGKNREEGPKKEEIDKIEPAT
- the TRMU gene encoding mitochondrial tRNA-specific 2-thiouridylase 1 isoform X4, with the translated sequence MRRYFNRNILRDHKGFSETVLKLEIISQDALRKTIFPLGDLTKSFVKKIAAEHDLHHVLKKKESMGVCFIGERNFENFLLEYLEPQPGNFVSIEDKKVMGTHKGWFLYTIGQRARLAGLKDAWFVVDKDVSTGDVFVAPSTDHPALYRDLLRTNRVHWIAEEPPAELVRDKMMECHFRFRHQMALVCRVLQG